One window of the Emcibacter sp. genome contains the following:
- a CDS encoding indolepyruvate oxidoreductase subunit beta family protein translates to MTQLSKDRSINIAIIAMGGQGGGVLSKWILDLAETQGYMAQYTSVPGVAQRTGATIYYIELFPAHLAEQAGRKPVLALTPIPGDVDIVIASEMMEAGRALVRGFVTDKTTLLASDHRDYAIVEKQEMGDGRRELDNVRRLSEKSACKFICFDMDTAARSVGSVISSVLFGALAGANALPFERSDFEKTIEDTKKAVEANLRGFALGFERAQGQIPVEEIQAAKEPSGQPSPAVAPLLQRMKADFPGHAQYLITEGMKKLVDYQDPAYADLYLDRLAKIAALDKELGGEKRSWALTKSMARYLALAMAYDDTIRVADLKVRASRFERFRDEVKADEGQIVDVSEYLHPRLEELCDILPAGLGNHLLNSRFWRAFFGRFMGKGRRITTTRLPGFLLFYTLSSLKGMRRGSLRYKKEAARIEAWVGKVMEAARLDYDLGCEMAGMQRLIKGYSGTHERGLTNVARIMTAYEDFKGRDDAVESLKTLKSAALKDEEGVALQAALDHVGSTRSAA, encoded by the coding sequence ATGACACAGCTTTCAAAAGACCGCTCCATCAATATCGCCATCATCGCCATGGGCGGGCAGGGCGGCGGCGTTTTGTCCAAATGGATCCTCGACCTAGCCGAGACCCAAGGCTATATGGCGCAATATACGTCGGTACCGGGTGTGGCCCAGCGGACCGGGGCGACCATTTATTATATCGAGCTGTTCCCGGCTCACCTGGCCGAACAGGCGGGCAGGAAACCGGTGCTGGCCCTGACGCCGATTCCGGGCGATGTGGATATCGTCATTGCCTCCGAGATGATGGAGGCAGGCCGGGCCCTGGTGCGCGGTTTTGTCACCGACAAGACGACGCTTCTGGCTTCCGATCACCGGGATTATGCCATTGTCGAGAAGCAGGAAATGGGCGACGGCCGCCGCGAACTGGATAATGTACGCCGCCTGTCGGAAAAAAGCGCTTGTAAATTCATCTGTTTTGACATGGATACGGCCGCCCGTTCCGTGGGCTCGGTGATCAGTTCGGTATTGTTCGGGGCGCTGGCCGGGGCCAATGCCCTGCCGTTCGAGCGCAGTGACTTTGAAAAAACCATCGAGGACACCAAAAAGGCGGTGGAGGCCAACCTGCGCGGTTTTGCCCTCGGCTTTGAGCGGGCGCAGGGTCAAATCCCCGTGGAGGAAATTCAGGCCGCGAAAGAGCCGTCAGGCCAGCCGTCACCGGCGGTGGCGCCGTTGCTGCAGCGGATGAAAGCAGACTTTCCCGGCCATGCCCAATACCTGATCACCGAAGGAATGAAAAAGCTGGTGGATTATCAGGATCCGGCCTATGCCGATCTTTATCTCGACCGTCTGGCAAAGATTGCGGCCCTGGACAAGGAACTCGGCGGAGAGAAAAGAAGCTGGGCCCTGACCAAAAGCATGGCGCGATATCTGGCGCTGGCCATGGCCTATGACGATACCATCCGGGTCGCCGACCTGAAGGTGCGGGCGTCCCGCTTCGAGCGTTTCCGCGATGAAGTGAAAGCGGATGAAGGCCAGATTGTCGACGTGTCCGAATATCTGCATCCGCGGCTCGAGGAACTGTGTGACATCCTGCCGGCCGGTCTTGGCAATCATCTGCTCAACAGCAGATTCTGGCGGGCCTTCTTTGGCCGCTTTATGGGCAAGGGGCGTCGTATTACCACAACCCGGCTGCCCGGCTTTCTGCTGTTTTACACACTCAGCAGCCTCAAGGGCATGCGCCGAGGCAGCCTGCGCTATAAAAAAGAGGCAGCCCGCATTGAAGCCTGGGTCGGGAAAGTGATGGAAGCCGCCCGTCTTGACTATGATCTGGGCTGTGAAATGGCCGGGATGCAGCGGCTGATCAAGGGATACAGCGGAACCCATGAGCGGGGTCTGACTAATGTGGCCCGGATTATGACGGCCTATGAAGATTTTAAAGGTCGGGACGATGCGGTGGAAAGCCTGAAAACCCTGAAATCGGCTGCCCTGAAAGATGAAGAAGGTGTTGCCCTTCAGGCGGCACTGGACCATGTTGGGTCGACACGTTCGGCGGCCTGA